The following are encoded together in the Hippoglossus stenolepis isolate QCI-W04-F060 chromosome 12, HSTE1.2, whole genome shotgun sequence genome:
- the LOC118119227 gene encoding alpha-internexin, whose protein sequence is MSYGDRYTSSSYRRLFGESSRFPVSPSRTGSASSRFPPGLRSMAASRSHASSLSLYRRSGRSSSFSPGPTDSLDLTQTSVVNNELKVIRTNEKEQLQGLNDRFAMFIDKVRHLEQQNKVLETELLTLRQKQNEPSRVAHVYQQEMRDMRSQLDDLSRERNHILIERNNIEDELQKLNVKFDEEVIAREEAEQTLKSFRKDVDDAAVIRLDLERRVESLADEITFLRKVHDEEIQELSNLMESQQVSVELEVAKPDLTSALKEIRNQYESIASRNLHSAEEWYKSKFASLNEQATRSNEAMRASREEINEFRRQLQSKTIEIETLRGTNESLERQIAEMEDGHNAEVSSMQDTIGHLDTELRNLKGEMAQHLREYQDLLNVKMALDIEIAAYRKLLEGEETHFNSGVSFGAASFNYQPRASASSSRSSQREKEGGTKESFKEISEDKDEADINSNN, encoded by the exons ATGAGCTACGGGGACCGCTACACCTCCTCGTCCTACCGGAGGCTCTTCGGGGAATCCTCCCGGTTCCCCGTCTCTCCGTCCCGCACCGGAAGCGCGTCCTCTCGGTTCCCCCCGGGGCTCAGGTCCATGGCGGCGTCCCGCAGCCACGCGTCCTCGCTCAGCCTGTACCGGAGGTCGGGACggtcctcctctttctctccggGGCCCACCGACTCACTGGACCTGACCCAGACTTCTGTCGTCAACAACGAACTCAAAGTCATTCGAACCAACGagaaggagcagctgcag GGTCTGAACGATCGCTTCGCCATGTTCATCGATAAAGTGCGtcacctggagcagcagaaTAAAGTGCTGGAGACGGAGCTGTTGACCCTGCGGCAGAAGCAGAACGAGCCGTCCCGCGTCGCTCACGTCTACCAGCAGGAGATGAGGGACATGCGGTCACAGCTGGACGACTTGAGCAGGGAAAGGAACCATATCCTGATCGAGAGGAACAACATAGAGGACGAGCTACAG AAACTCAATGTGAAGTTTGATGAGGAGGTGATCGCACgggaggaagcagagcagaCCTTGAAGTCTTTCAGGAAGGACGTGGATGACGCTGCAGTCATTCGCCTGGACCTGGAACGCCGGGTGGAGTCGCTGGCGGACGAAATCACCTTCCTGAGGAAGGTGCACGACGAGGAGATCCAGGAGCTGAGCAACTTGATGGAGTCACAGCAGGTCTCCGTGGAGCTGGAGGTCGCCAAACCGGACCTCACCTCAGCTCTGAAGGAGATCCGCAACCAGTACGAGTCCATCGCCTCCAGGAACCTGCACTCGGCCGAGGAGTGGTACAAGAGCAAGTTTGCCAGCCTCAACGAGCAGGCGACCAGGAGCAACGAGGCCATGAGGGCTAGCAGGGAGGAGATCAACGAGTTCAGGAGGCAGCTGCAGTCCAAGACCATCGAGATCGAGACCCTGAGGGGCACCAACGAGTCTCTGGAGAGGCAGATCgcagagatggaggatggaCACAATGCTGAAGTCTCATCCATGCAG GACACGATTGGCCATCTGGACACTGAGCTGAGGAACCTGAAGGGTGAGATGGCCCAGCACCTGAGGGAGTACCAGGACCTGCTCAATGTCAAGATGGCCCTGGACATAGAGATCGCTGCCTACAG GAAACtgctggagggggaggagactCACTTTAACTCAGGGGTGTCTTTCGGTGCTGCCAGCTTCAACTATCAGCCTCGAGCCTCCgccagctcctccaggagcagccagagggagaaagaaggaggCACGAAGGAAAGCTTCAAGGAGATCAGCGAGGACAAAGATGAAGCAGACATCAACTCCAACAactga
- the pcgf6 gene encoding polycomb group RING finger protein 6 produces MSSPPYGHRSHEGSTHISDSDSETEPKLPLNQFYPYIRCALCCGFLIDATTITECLHTFCKSCIVKHFFYNSRCPTCNIVVHQSQPLYNIRPDRQLQDIVYKMIPYLEEYEREQMCNFYKERGMEVPKPVVITSPAPVVVKRQRRDNTPQSVFTIPPELDVSLLLDFVGAEEGIIGYKPLERRYVRVSGEATIRHVELFIRRKMELSPTCLVDVVCGDHLLDPSQSLKDVQSTVGDAALQDGLLVLQFGLILPAHS; encoded by the exons aTGTCATCACCTCCGTATGGTCACAGGAGTCATGAAGGGTCCACGCACATATCAGACAGCGATTCAGAGACCGAG CCAAAGCTCCCCCTCAACCAGTTCTATCCATACATCCGCTGTGCCCTGTGCTGCGGCTTCCTCATCGACGCCACCACCATCACAGAGTGTCTGCACACAT TTTGCAAAAGCTGCATCGTGAAGCACTTCTTCTACAACAGCAGGTGTCCCACATGCAACATTGTGGTCCATCAAAGTCAACCCCTTTACAACATCAG GCCTGACAGACAACTGCAGGACATTGTTTACAAAATGATTCCCTACCTGGAGGAGT ATGAACGAGAACAGATGTGTAACTTctacaaagagagagggatggaggtgCCTAAACCAG TGGTGATCacctctccagctcctgttgtggtgaagaggcagaggagagataACACTCCTCAGTCTGTGTTCACCATTCCTCCTGAGCTggatgtgtctctgctgctggacTTCGTTGG GGCTGAAGAGGGCATTATTGGCTATAAG CCGTTGGAGAGGCGGTATGTTCGTGTGTCGGGTGAGGCCACCATCCGGCACGTGGAGCTGTTCAtcaggaggaagatggagcTTAGCCCAACTTGCCTG GTGGACGTGGTTTGTGGCGATCACCTCCTGGATCCCTCCCAGTCACTCAAAGACGTGCAGAGCACCGTGGGCGATGCAGCGCTGCAA GACGGTCTGCTGGTGCTGCAGTTTGGCCTGATCCTGCCCGCCCACTCCTGA